A window of the Cicer arietinum cultivar CDC Frontier isolate Library 1 chromosome 6, Cicar.CDCFrontier_v2.0, whole genome shotgun sequence genome harbors these coding sequences:
- the LOC101500459 gene encoding geraniol 8-hydroxylase-like has product MSLKFGQVTTIVVSSPNMAKEILQTHDQLLSDRAIPNSIEVHDHHKHSMTFLPISPLWRELKKICNNQLFSNKTLDETRKLRQQKLEEILNDIHQSSLNNEAVDIGKLAFKTSINLLSNTIFSLDLVHSNDAVGDFKELVMNIMKESGNPNIVDFFPVMKIFNLDIQGIYSRNAVYAGKIIDIFKDLIDQRLKLREVQGFDSNSDMLNTLLNIAQNNSKEMNRNQIQHLFLTLFVAGTETISSTIEWAMAELLKNEEVMSKAKQELEQIIGKNKLVEESDITRLPYLQAIIKETFRLHPPVPFLIPRKSNENVEICGYTIPKGAHVLVNVWAIGRNSSIWENVNLFSPFLTSEIDVKGHNFELTPFGAGKRICPALPIAMRMLYLILGSLINCFNWKFENGMKIDDMNMEDNFGITLTKVQPLRVIPEKTM; this is encoded by the exons ATGAGTCTTAAATTTGGCCAAGTAACAACTATAGTTGTTTCATCACCCAACATGGCCAAAGAAATACTCCAAACCCATGATCAATTATTATCTGACAGAGCAATTCCCAATAGTATTGAAGTTCATGATCATCACAAACATAGCATGACATTCTTACCTATCTCACCTCTTTGGAgagaactaaaaaaaatatgcaaCAATCAATTATTCTCTAACAAGACTCTTGATGAGACTAGAAAACTTAGGCAACAAAAACTAGAAGAAATTCTCAATGATATTCATCAAAGTAGCCTTAATAATGAAGCTGTTGATATTGGAAAATTGGCTTTTAAGACATCAATTAATTTGTTGTCAAATACTATTTTCTCTTTAGATTTGGTTCATTCTAATGATGCAGTTGGAGATTTTAAGGAGCTTGTTATGAATATAATGAAAGAAAGTGGAAACccaaatattgttgacttttttcCTGTAATGAAGATTTTTAACCTTGATATACAGGGTATTTATAGTCGTAATGCTGTTTATGCTGGAAAGATTATTGATATCTTTAAAGATTTGATTGATCAACGGTTGAAGCTGAGGGAAGTACAAGGTTTCGACTCAAATAGTGACATGCTAAATACCTTGCTCAACATTGCTCAAAATAATAGCAAAGAGATGAACAGAAATCAAATCCAACATTTATTTCTG ACTTTATTTGTTGCGGGAACAGAGACAATTTCATCTACAATAGAATGGGCAATGGCAGAATTACTTAAAAATGAAGAAGTTATGTCAAAAGCAAAACAAGAATTGGAACAGATAATTGGCAAAAACAAACTAGTAGAGGAATCAGATATTACTAGACTTCCTTATTTACAAGCAATAATAAAAGAGACTTTTCGATTACATCCTCCAGTTCCATTTTTAATCCCTcgaaaatcaaatgaaaatgtGGAAATTTGTGGGTACACAATCCCAAAAGGTGCACATGTGTTGGTCAATGTGTGGGCTATTGGAAGAAATTCAAGTATTTGGgaaaatgtaaatttattttcaccATTCTTAACATCGGAAATTGATGTTAAAGGTCACAATTTCGAGCTTACACCCTTTGGTGCTGGGAAGAGAATTTGTCCTGCCTTGCCAATAGCTATGAGGATGTTGTACTTGATATTGGGTTCATTAATCAACTGCTTTAACTGGAAATTTGAAAATGGAATGAAAATAGATGATATGAATATGGAGGACAACTTTGGAATAACATTAACTAAGGTTCAGCCACTTAGAGTCATTCCGGAAAAAACTATGTAG